The Pseudomonadota bacterium genome includes a window with the following:
- a CDS encoding 1-acyl-sn-glycerol-3-phosphate acyltransferase, giving the protein MNLSRSIVFYFGLFVSLIVFAPISLVVWPLPYHPRYRIVTLWAHLNVWWLATCCGLRWRVTGMENIPGGPAIIMCKHQSAWETFALQKFFPPHVWVLKRDLLWLPLFGWGLATLKPIAIDRKAVRRALRQVVEQGRDRLQRGLWITIFPEGTRVAPGQRVSYEIGGAYLAAKTGYPVVPVAHNAGVFWPRGRLQKKPGVIDVVIGPMIESNGKGAVEINRLVEDWIETACERLPMMP; this is encoded by the coding sequence ATGAATCTCTCCCGATCGATCGTTTTCTACTTCGGGCTTTTCGTCTCACTCATCGTGTTTGCGCCTATCTCGCTCGTGGTGTGGCCCCTGCCTTACCACCCGCGTTACCGCATCGTGACGCTGTGGGCCCATCTCAACGTCTGGTGGCTCGCCACATGCTGCGGTCTGCGCTGGCGGGTGACGGGCATGGAAAACATTCCCGGCGGCCCGGCGATCATCATGTGCAAGCACCAATCCGCCTGGGAGACCTTTGCTTTGCAAAAATTCTTTCCGCCGCATGTCTGGGTGCTGAAACGCGATCTCTTGTGGTTGCCGCTCTTCGGCTGGGGACTCGCCACACTCAAGCCGATTGCCATTGATCGAAAAGCGGTCCGCCGTGCGCTGCGGCAAGTGGTCGAGCAAGGCCGAGACCGTTTGCAAAGGGGCCTTTGGATCACCATTTTCCCGGAAGGTACGCGCGTGGCCCCAGGCCAGCGGGTAAGCTATGAGATCGGCGGCGCCTATCTTGCCGCCAAGACCGGCTACCCGGTGGTGCCGGTCGCGCATAACGCCGGGGTGTTTTGGCCGCGCGGCCGGCTACAGAAGAAACCGGGCGTCATCGACGTCGTGATCGGTCCGATGATCGAGTCCAACGGGAAAGGCGCGGTCGAGATCAATCGATTGGTCGAGGACTGGATCGAAACGGCCTGCGAGCGGCTGCCGATGATGCCTTGA
- a CDS encoding DUF3429 domain-containing protein, with amino-acid sequence MNNDPQIPPLPLRLGAGGLVPFIVLAGSLWAAPLDYRPLLLGWLSTYAAVILSFIGALHWGIAMVHRHMTESNRALFMTWSVVPAIAAWVALLLPETTRFMVLAAAFAANYAMDRELVRRYSITPWFLRLRGGLTAVVVPCLLLAALRAFLP; translated from the coding sequence GAATAACGACCCGCAAATCCCTCCGCTTCCTCTCCGGCTCGGAGCCGGCGGGCTGGTGCCGTTTATCGTCCTCGCGGGCAGTTTGTGGGCGGCGCCTCTCGACTACCGGCCGCTGCTTCTCGGTTGGCTCAGCACCTATGCCGCCGTGATCTTGAGTTTTATCGGCGCGCTGCACTGGGGCATCGCGATGGTCCACCGCCATATGACTGAAAGCAATCGCGCGCTGTTCATGACCTGGAGCGTGGTGCCGGCGATCGCCGCTTGGGTGGCGCTATTGCTCCCGGAAACCACCCGCTTCATGGTGCTCGCGGCAGCCTTCGCGGCTAACTACGCGATGGATCGCGAACTCGTGCGCCGCTATTCGATCACGCCCTGGTTTCTTAGGCTCCGCGGCGGGCTCACCGCGGTCGTCGTGCCGTGCTTGTTGCTGGCGGCATTGCGTGCGTTTCTCCCATGA